The following are from one region of the Magallana gigas chromosome 4, xbMagGiga1.1, whole genome shotgun sequence genome:
- the LOC136275121 gene encoding putative ankyrin repeat protein RF_0381, whose product MRDLAYKEQENKVEKKPDVGISDDLQVLKKVEGELVFDNIYLSLLLRRHCRNGAFKNFIYLLEQRIMKKKNNVYDLNLLKILTTRDNDGFSLLHCAAEGGSVDIVNALMKAVDEVNKHFEIDERINIDDTTYDGRSVLHFACKKRHRFLCTCLLLDDKYKDLILFKKSVQGWNAAHFAAMGGDIHIMKILESKNLDIKTETVNGLNILHIACIHNNTKMCIDLIDREDLSLLLDKSDACGWTIAHFVAMVGNTVIFNHLISKKIKMLKTKNQKTILHVCCEYGHEDICKKILEFFGEMVHDKDDEDWNVLHYAAKGGNLEIFKKMETFFEGRLCETTRDKRTVLHIACINNRVEICQYICNQKSYKAIINSTGEFRNWTAAHYVAVEERQDGTEKNLIPILVHGGIDLYATTVDGLTVLGVACEHRNRSIVNFLLNEYNELLGFGKKYLETAAKESNDEYIEAQIKEALQNYHGKTVSVEVLPEDDGTNIRFVRKQVSEGNVAIPAEEGRDSTFATKQGLEENEALLG is encoded by the coding sequence ATGATCTACAAGTGTTAAAGAAAGTTGAGGGCGAGCTTGTCTTTGACAACATTTATCTCTCGTTGCTGCTAAGGAGGCATTGTCGAAATGGtgcttttaaaaatttcatatatttgttGGAGCAGAGaataatgaagaagaaaaacaatgtatatgaCCTTAATCTTCTTAAAATACTAACAACACGTGACAATGATGGCTTTTCTTTATTGCATTGTGCAGCAGAAGGGGGTTCTGTAGATATTGTGAATGCGTTGATGAAGGCCGTGGATGAGGTGAATAAGCActttgaaattgatgaaagaaTAAATATAGACGATACAACATATGATGGTCGGTCAGTATTGCATTTTGCTTGCAAGAAAAGGCATAGATttctttgtacatgtttattgcTGGACGATAAATATAAAGATCTAATTCTATTCAAAAAATCTGTACAAGGCTGGAATGCAGCGCATTTTGCTGCTATGGGAGGAGACATACATATAATGAAAATTCTAGAAAGTAAAAATTTAGACATTAAAACGGAAACGGTAAATGGATTAAATATTCTTCATATTGCATGCATACACAACAACACAAAGATGTGTATAGATCTGATAGATCGTGAGGATTTGAGTCTACTATTAGATAAATCTGATGCATGTGGATGGACAATTGCACACTTTGTAGCAATGGTTGGAAACACAGTCATATTTAATCActtgatttcaaaaaaaattaaaatgttaaaaactaaaaaccaaaaaactatTTTGCACGTATGTTGTGAATATGGACACGAGGAtatctgtaaaaaaatattagagtTTTTTGGGGAAATGGTGCATGACAAAGATGATGAAGATTGGAATGTGCTCCATTATGCTGCAAAAGGAggaaatttagaaatatttaagaaaatggaAACTTTCTTTGAAGGGCGTCTGTGCGAAACAACACGTGACAAACGAACAGTTTTACATATAGCTTGCATCAATAACAGAGTTGAAATTTGCCAATACATATGCAATCAAAAATCATATAAAGCCATTATTAATAGCACGGGTGAATTTAGAAATTGGACGGCTGCTCATTACGTCGCCGTAGAAGAAAGGCAAGACggaacagaaaaaaatcttattccTATTTTAGTACACGGAGGAATAGATTTATATGCTACTACAGTCGATGGACTCACTGTGCTGGGAGTAGCATGTGAACACCGAAACAGAAGCATCGTCAACTTCTTGTTAAACGAATATAATGAGTTATTGgggtttggaaaaaaatatttagaaaccGCAGCTAAAGAATCGAATGATGAGTATATTGAAGCTCAAATTAAGGAAGCTTTACAAAATTACCACGGTAAAACAGTCAGTGTAGAAGTTCTGCCAGAGGATGATGGCACTAATATCAGGTTTGTAAGAAAACAAGTATCGGAAGGAAATGTTGCTATTCCAGCAGAAGAAGGCAGAGATAGTACGTTTGCAACAAAACAAGGATTGGAAGAAAATGAAGCTTTACTTGGATGA
- the LOC105343599 gene encoding uncharacterized protein isoform X2 → MDTPTESANRNVCLLTLGDITDGQLENISKEHCYSRGLKRKYLELHDDVDGQQEHNQSLSPADDCFDDNYDACQSEIESEKDEDEEEEDGALGGRRIVELSVLAAKLDEGCSECSTDLKLSSCVGETRYGLGSLLKIHCNNCNEINNVPTGKRHGQNTWDINTKLGATVVFCGL, encoded by the exons ATGGACACGCCCACGGAGTCGGCAAACAGAAATGTGTGTTTACTAACTTTAGGTGACATTACGGATGGACAGCTTGAGAATATAAGTAAAGAACATTGTTATAGCAGAG GTCTAAAACGTAAATACTTGGAACTACATGATGATGTAGATGGTCAACAAGAACATAACCAGTCTTTGTCACCAG CAGATGATTGCTTTGATGACAACTATGATGCATGTCAATCAGAGATTGAAAGCGAAAAAGACGAGGATGAGGAAGAAGAGGATGGGGCTCTTGGAGGTCGCAGGATTGTAGAGTTGAGTGTTTTGGCTGCAAAATTAGATGAAGGCTGCAGTGAATGCTCTACAGATCTAAAACTTTCATCCTGTGTTGGAGAAACCAGATATGGCCTAG gCAGCCTCCTCAAAATTCACTGCAATAATTGCAATGAAATTAATAATGTACCTACTGGCAAGAGACATGGTCAAAATACATGGGATATTAATACAAAATTGGGTGCAA CTGTGGTATTTTGTGGACTTTGA
- the LOC105343599 gene encoding uncharacterized protein isoform X1: MYLETTRNVKKKWCKYLQDPENYKPINLPYGKYLSGVDFLKDLQHLFSDFAKNASKLSNIGSTQANENFNKIVACKNPKALHYSGSESTSFRVAAAVAHKNIGHLTIGKVYDTLMLSPGMHTNVHERRVSRKREKEKLRQSTVECKRRRHELKKLKSSQISTSEIKEGTTYESGVGLSCADAVIEEIPDCTPASKPVSVPTHTDSNLLYFDLETTGLGTSAEITQLACIFKEETFNRF; this comes from the exons ATGTATTTGGAAACCACaagaaatgtgaaaaaaaagtgGTGTAAATATCTACAGGACCCAGAAAATTATAAACCCATAAATTTACCATATGGAAAATATCTTTCTGGAGTGGATTTTCTCAAAGATTTACAGCATCTGTTCAGTGATTTTGCTAAAAATGCAAGTAAACTTTCCAATATTGGAAGCACTCAGGCAAATGAAAACTTCAACAAAATAGTGGCCTGCAAAAATCCCAAAGCATTACATTACAGTGGATCTGAGAGCACATCCTTTAGAGTAGCAGCTGCTGTTGCACATAAGAATATTGGACATCTGACAATTGGAAAG GTTTACGATACTTTGATGCTCTCGCCAGGGATGCACACAAATGTACATGAAAGGAGGGTTTCtcgaaagagagaaaaagaaaaattgcgACAAAGCACTGTTGAATGCAAGAGACGAAGACATGAActaaagaaattgaaatcaaGCCAA ATATCAACTTCAGAAATAAAAGAAGGAACAACCTATGAATCAGGTGTTGGATTGTCTTGTGCTGATGCTGTAATAGAAGAAATCCCAGATTGCACCCCTGCTTCCAAGCCTGTTTCAGTGCCTACCCATACAGACTCAAACCTTCTTTATTTTGACCTGGAAACAACTGGACTAG gTACATCAGCAGAAATAACACAGCTTGCTTGCATATTTAAAGAAGAAACCTTTAATAG attttaa